In Hymenobacter sublimis, a single genomic region encodes these proteins:
- a CDS encoding low molecular weight protein tyrosine phosphatase family protein: MDLSSAASAPQKLLFVCSQNRWRSLTAERLFDHHPHYEARSAGTEPGARVRVTAGHLGWADVVLVMERKHTEILQQKFGEELAGKRIINLRIPDKFQFMDHILLDLLRERLREQLGPEVP; the protein is encoded by the coding sequence TTGGATCTTTCTTCCGCCGCTTCCGCGCCCCAAAAGCTTCTGTTCGTCTGCAGCCAGAACCGCTGGCGCAGCCTTACCGCCGAGCGACTTTTTGACCACCACCCGCACTACGAGGCCCGCTCAGCCGGCACGGAGCCGGGAGCCCGGGTGCGCGTTACGGCCGGGCACCTGGGCTGGGCCGATGTGGTGCTGGTGATGGAGCGCAAGCACACCGAAATTCTGCAGCAGAAGTTCGGTGAGGAGCTGGCGGGCAAGCGCATCATCAACCTGCGCATCCCCGATAAATTTCAGTTCATGGACCATATTCTGCTGGATTTGCTGCGGGAGCGGCTGCGCGAGCAGCTGGGCCCGGAGGTACCGTAG
- a CDS encoding FecR family protein, protein MKHPDLLNLLQRYQQGECTPEEKRVVEHWYDLLGHEQPPLTLTPTERQALRASLWQRIENQTLDAEDVSPPAAGPWYAGRWRWAAAAALALGLGVGAQQLRQPATAPAEVSVATITPRPATGWQTYRNTTAQPQLVQLSDGSRVRVSAGGQLKYPRRFASQHRTVYLVGEAFFRIAHDKAHPFRVYTNEVVTTVLGTSFLVKAPAGRGPVVVKVRTGRVQVRPLSPANAAATEPVGVVVLPNQQAVYSPARHELQRELVAQPVQLAAQSFAFDDRPVPEVLAALEKAYGVDIEYDAQALAACTVTLNLQNESLYGKLDVLCKTLGASYEKSATHLVFRSPGCSGH, encoded by the coding sequence ATGAAACACCCCGACTTACTCAACCTCTTACAGCGGTACCAGCAAGGCGAGTGCACGCCCGAAGAAAAACGGGTAGTAGAACACTGGTATGACCTGTTGGGCCACGAGCAGCCCCCACTTACGCTCACGCCCACTGAGCGCCAGGCGCTGCGGGCCTCGCTGTGGCAACGCATTGAAAACCAAACCCTCGACGCGGAAGATGTAAGTCCGCCGGCGGCTGGGCCCTGGTACGCGGGCCGGTGGCGCTGGGCTGCGGCGGCCGCCCTGGCCTTGGGGCTGGGGGTAGGGGCCCAGCAGCTCCGGCAGCCGGCCACTGCCCCGGCCGAGGTGAGCGTAGCTACCATCACACCGCGCCCCGCTACCGGCTGGCAAACCTACCGCAACACCACGGCGCAGCCCCAGCTTGTGCAGCTCTCCGATGGTAGCCGCGTGCGGGTGTCAGCAGGAGGGCAGCTGAAGTATCCGCGCCGCTTTGCCAGCCAGCACCGCACCGTATACTTGGTAGGAGAGGCCTTCTTCCGTATTGCCCACGATAAGGCGCACCCATTCCGCGTGTACACCAACGAGGTAGTGACTACCGTGCTGGGTACCAGCTTTCTGGTTAAGGCCCCGGCCGGCCGGGGGCCAGTAGTCGTGAAAGTGCGCACGGGCCGGGTGCAGGTGCGCCCCCTGAGCCCGGCCAACGCCGCGGCCACGGAGCCGGTGGGGGTTGTGGTGCTGCCCAATCAGCAGGCCGTGTACTCGCCGGCCCGCCACGAGTTGCAGCGCGAGTTAGTCGCCCAACCCGTGCAGCTGGCGGCCCAGTCGTTTGCCTTCGACGACCGGCCGGTGCCGGAGGTATTGGCGGCCCTGGAAAAAGCCTATGGTGTTGACATCGAGTACGATGCTCAGGCCCTGGCAGCCTGCACCGTCACCCTGAACCTGCAGAACGAATCCCTGTACGGCAAGCTGGATGTGCTCTGCAAAACCCTGGGCGCCAGCTACGAGAAATCGGCAACCCATCTGGTATTTCGCAGCCCCGGCTGCTCCGGTCACTAG
- a CDS encoding RNA polymerase sigma factor, translated as MPSLPSSSPQRHHLYAAWSDEALVRALGNDDSRAFAEIYERYWELLLGVAYRKLHSREAAEELVQDLFTTLWQRRSTQQIQTLKSYLLRAVKYRVIDLLKARLTQASYLTHSRQHVTTEDHSTEETVAADDLSLALLSSLTRLPEHTREVFRLSRLEHQSVPEIAEHLNLSRKTVEYHLTRALRVLRVSLRDFLALVLVWLW; from the coding sequence ATGCCGTCGTTGCCGTCATCCTCTCCCCAGCGCCACCACCTGTACGCCGCTTGGTCCGACGAGGCCTTGGTGCGGGCTCTGGGCAACGACGACAGCCGGGCCTTTGCCGAGATATACGAGCGGTACTGGGAGCTGCTGCTAGGCGTGGCTTACCGCAAGCTGCACTCCCGGGAAGCGGCCGAGGAACTGGTGCAGGACTTGTTCACTACCCTCTGGCAGCGGCGCAGTACCCAGCAAATCCAGACCCTGAAAAGCTACCTACTGCGGGCCGTGAAATATCGGGTAATCGACCTACTGAAAGCCCGCCTGACCCAGGCCAGCTACCTGACCCACTCCCGCCAGCACGTAACCACCGAGGACCACAGTACCGAAGAAACCGTGGCCGCCGACGACCTGTCCCTGGCCCTGCTCTCCAGCCTGACGCGCCTGCCGGAGCACACCCGCGAGGTGTTCCGCCTAAGCCGGCTGGAGCACCAATCGGTGCCGGAAATTGCGGAACACCTGAACCTCTCGCGCAAAACTGTGGAGTACCACCTAACCCGCGCCCTCCGGGTGCTACGCGTAAGCCTGCGCGATTTTCTGGCCCTGGTGCTCGTGTGGTTGTGGTAG